CGCGACGCCGTCATTCACTCCTCCTACACTGCAAGCGCAGCGCGGGCCTCGGGGGCTAGGAGAACCGCAGGCGCAACGGGCGCTTTGAGCCCGAGTTTCGGCGGCTGCAACAGcgctgggggtggagggctgcCCTGGTGAGCGCGCGTCGGCCCAGTTACCGAGACTCCTCCAAGAAGAGACCGAGACCCCCAGCTCTGTTGCTGGCGCCGAAACTCGGGCTCAAAGCGCCCGCCGCGCCCTGCGGTTCTCCCAGACCCTAAGGCCCCCATGTGTCACTACGGCACATAGAGGCCAAGAATGGAGACAGATACGGAAGAGCAGAGACACTTAAGAGATAGACGTAGACAGAGCCCATGACACAAAGAGATATGGGGCACtgagacagacacagacagacacatggaGATAGACTGACATATAAATAGGCACAGACAGAAACAGAGGACAGTCAGAgaaacacaggctccagatgaaCAGTTTAAGACCCGAAAAGCAACTCTGTAAAAGAGCGCGCCAGACCCGAAGAGCAACCCTATACAAGAGGGCGCCAACGGCGGGGGCACCACCTATTGGCCTGAGCTATTCCCGCGTCCTGCGGCTTCCCGCACATCTCCGCCGTATCCGACCCCCGCCTCGCAGCGCTTCCGGTGTCCGCCTCCTGCACCCGTTGGCCGGTACCATTCGCCCAGCAGCCAGTCCCGCCAATGGCAGGACCCTGCCATTTTCGCTCCTTTTCCTCCGCAGAGAGCTGGGCCCGCTCCTGTCCgcacaccaccccacccccgcggccggcctccctccctgccctggccggtgtcctccccacctccactgagCCCCGCCCGCCGCGCTCTGCGGCAGTCGGGCGCTCATCGTCATTCCGCTctcgccgcccccgccccccacgcccCCAGCGCACCGCCCCCGCCCGgtctccgccgccgccgccgccgccgccaccgccgccgcctgCCCAGCGGCCCGGGAGGCGGAGGCGCGGGGGAGGAGGCCCCGCTTGGCTTCGCAGCCCCGGATGCTGCATGACTTCATCTTTCCGCCGGCTCCCCTGCTGAGCTAGGGCCGGTCCGGCAGCTAGCCCGCCGCCCGCGCCCCGCCGCAGTCCCGCGCCCACCCCGCACCCGCCATGTCCGAGATCCTGCCCTACAGTGAGGACAAGATGGGCCGCTTCGGCGCCGACCCCGAGGGCTCTGACCTCTCCTTCAGCTGCCGCCTGCAGGACACCAACTCCTTCTTCGCGGGCAACCAAGCCAAGCGACCCCCCAAGCTGGGCCAGATCGGCCGAGCCAAGAGAGGTACGCGGCCAGGGCCCGGAGTCGTCGCTTGACCCAGAAACCCTCCGCCGGGCGCCCCCCCGGCTGCAGTTCCCCGCCAAGCGCCAGCAGCTCTTGCCGCAGACCAGCGCAGCCAGCCGCTCGCCGGCCGGGGTTGGAGGGGCGGGGGGGTCCCTGCTGCAGTGTTGtgtccccctcttcccctctcctgagAAAGCAGTGCCCCGGATTCGATGCTTGCCACCTCTGGAAGTAGAGCCTTGGCACCCGGGCGAAGGGGAGGGGCCGGCCGGGGAATTTGGGGCTGCCTGAAGTGGGAACATGGGGCGACGGGCCGCTTCTTCGGGATCAAACGCTAAGTCGGTGTATGCTACGGAAGAACCTTCGGGTGGGGAGGGATGTCTGACTGGAGAATGGGAAGGGGGCCGGGGGTTCGCTTGTCCTGGTTGCTTACATGGGGAAGGAGGGGCTCTGTTAGTGCCAGGATCGGAAGAGGGGTTCTAGCTGCAAGAAGGTTAGGTTGGGGAGAGGGCTGGAATAGATGGAGATTCGGTTTGAGGAGGGAATTCTGTTGAAGTGAGGGTGGAAGAGGGGAATCCCATGAGCAAAAGCTTTCCGATCAGCTCGGATGGAGGAGAGCTCAGGCGGCGGGAGGGTTTGGACTGGAAGGTTGAACGGCTGGAGTCTTTGGAAGAGGGGCGTTCCTCCACAAGGAGAGGCGTGGGTCTGTGGGAGCTGGGGTCAGCAGTGGGTTGAGTCGGCAGGAGAGTTCGGACGGGGAGGTCACTGTAGCACGGAGGTCCGAGGGGCGTCTCTGGGCCACGGGCAGTAGCTGAGCGGGGCGCGAGGACCAGGGCCCCATTCTCGCCTCTGCCCCCCGAGGCCGCGCGGCTGACGCGCTTTCTCCCTGCGCAGTGGTGATCGAGGATGACCGGATAGACGACGTGCTGAAAGGGATGGGGGAGAAGCCGCCGTCCGGAGTGTAGACGCGCCGGCTCAGGCGGCGGGCTCCGGGCCCAGCCCCGCGGCGGCCAGGACCGCGGGCCGGCGATGCGGCTGCCggcgccccca
This DNA window, taken from Physeter macrocephalus isolate SW-GA chromosome 1, ASM283717v5, whole genome shotgun sequence, encodes the following:
- the CAMK2N2 gene encoding calcium/calmodulin-dependent protein kinase II inhibitor 2: MSEILPYSEDKMGRFGADPEGSDLSFSCRLQDTNSFFAGNQAKRPPKLGQIGRAKRVVIEDDRIDDVLKGMGEKPPSGV